The following are encoded together in the Pempheris klunzingeri isolate RE-2024b chromosome 24, fPemKlu1.hap1, whole genome shotgun sequence genome:
- the LOC139223769 gene encoding homeobox protein engrailed-1-B-like, with product MEEQKEPNSGRDSTEEESMSLSPNLPSPPMILPHQAAQQAHRTTNFFIDNILRPDFGCRKEASYRDRSLTPGRENVNPLGARPPHAGSLCLDSNCSSDSTSSSPSSSSSSSSSTSSSPSSKQNLSKQGEPASNGAIRYADSPSSVLVRSGGNGGSPTSTKDSQPMLWPAWVYCTRYSDRPSSGPRTRKLKKKKNAKEDKRPRTAFTAEQLQRLKNEFQANRYITEQRRQSLAQELNLNESQIKIWFQNKRAKIKKATGYKNGLALQLMAQGLYNHSTTTVQEDKEESE from the exons ATGGAAGAGCAAAAGGAGCCCAACAGCGGCCGGGACTCCACCGAGGAGGAGAGCATGTCCCTGTCGCCGAACCTGCCCTCCCCTCCCATGATTTTACCCCACCAGGCCGCCCAGCAGGCCCACAGAACCACGAACTTTTTCATAGACAACATCCTCCGGCCGGACTTCGGCTGCAGGAAGGAGGCGAGCTACCGCGACCGGAGCCTGACACCGGGCAGAGAGAACGTGAACCCGCTGGGAGCGAGGCCGCCGCACGCCGGCAGCCTCTGCCTGGACTCCAACTGCAGCAGCGACAGCACCTCGTCgtcgccctcctcctcctcttcctcctcgtcgtCCACGTCCTCCTCGCCTTCGTCCAAGCAGAACTTGTCCAAACAGGGCGAACCGGCGAGCAACGGGGCCATCAGGTACGCGGACAGCCCCTCGTCAGTTCTGGTCAGGAGTGGCGGCAATGGAGGGTCTCCAACCAGCACGAAGGACAGCCAGCCGATGCTGTGGCCCGCTTGGGTTTACTGCACACGGTACTCGGACCGGCCCTCATCTG GCCCGAGGACACGgaaactgaaaaagaagaagaacgcCAAGGAGGACAAGCGGCCCAGGACAGCGTTCACGGCCGAGCAGCTGCAGAGACTGAAAAACGAGTTCCAGGCCAACCGGTACATAACGGAGCAGCGGAGACAGTCTCTGGCCCAGGAACTCAACCTGAACGAGTCCCAAATTAAAATCTGGTTCCAGAATAAGAGGGCCAAGATTAAAAAGGCCACCGGCTACAAGAACGGGCTGGCCCTGCAGCTCATGGCGCAAGGACTGTACAACCACTCAACGACCACCGTGCaggaggacaaggaggagaGTGAATGA